The Chondrinema litorale genomic interval AGTATCTCCTGTTCCTGTCATAACTCTAAAATACTACTCAATAGTCAGTTAGACAATGATTTTAGCAACTATTCAAGTGGTTTTTCATAGCGTTTTCTGCGTCTTGTAACTGCCACTTCCAAGCCATCAAGTAGCAACCAAAATTCACTATAACTCAGGTAAATAGAAGACGATTTACTTGCTGGTAAATTAAACGTACCGGACTCAAGCCGTTTATAATAGAGAATAAAACCACTGGGTTCCCAAACTAGAATCTTCAGTCGATCAAGCCGTTTTCCCAAGAATATAAAGGCATCTCCAGAATAGATTTTTTGTCCCATATAGTTTTCTACCAAACCACTCAATCCATCGAAGCCCTTGCGCATATCCGCCGGTTGATCACACA includes:
- the tnpB gene encoding IS66 family insertion sequence element accessory protein TnpB (TnpB, as the term is used for proteins encoded by IS66 family insertion elements, is considered an accessory protein, since TnpC, encoded by a neighboring gene, is a DDE family transposase.) — encoded protein: MRKGFDGLSGLVENYMGQKIYSGDAFIFLGKRLDRLKILVWEPSGFILYYKRLESGTFNLPASKSSSIYLSYSEFWLLLDGLEVAVTRRRKRYEKPLE